The following are encoded in a window of Roseimaritima ulvae genomic DNA:
- a CDS encoding glycosyltransferase family 2 protein, translating into MSPSLPPCDSPSAVLILNWNGWDQTSKTIEVLCQQEASFDIVVVDNGSAREEREAIRQAAVCFRTVFLDDNYGWAGGYNRGIQAAIKAGYTHLYLLNNDAIPETGFFTSSLPHITEGTAAVGSMVADSDGNHVYFDGEYHPGLIQRRHCTHELRAVKSVNGAGMLISSNAFQTVGPFDERFFCYHEERDWCERAATIAGLRIVVNPESWVRHAFEGSDVSNNALYYRFRNDFIPTSVRKPWVPIVSKRLHQRALEFLANNEFEKYDAALSGIEDGIAERFGKRQTLQPSFRTRVDSWLHRNSIGSALLNFELALQRKLTRRSLTDFDHTMKEATH; encoded by the coding sequence ATGAGCCCGTCATTGCCCCCTTGCGATTCGCCGTCTGCCGTTTTGATCCTGAACTGGAATGGCTGGGACCAAACTTCGAAAACTATCGAAGTGCTCTGCCAACAGGAGGCGTCCTTTGACATTGTTGTGGTGGATAACGGTTCAGCCAGGGAAGAGCGTGAAGCGATTCGCCAAGCGGCTGTTTGTTTCAGAACCGTTTTCCTGGACGACAACTACGGTTGGGCCGGCGGATACAATCGCGGAATCCAGGCGGCCATCAAGGCGGGGTACACCCATCTTTACCTGCTGAATAATGATGCCATTCCAGAGACAGGATTTTTTACTTCCAGTTTGCCGCACATAACGGAAGGAACGGCTGCAGTCGGCAGCATGGTTGCTGACTCTGATGGAAATCACGTCTATTTCGATGGCGAATATCACCCCGGCCTAATTCAACGCCGACATTGCACGCACGAGCTCCGGGCGGTTAAATCCGTCAACGGTGCGGGGATGCTGATCTCGTCAAACGCTTTTCAGACAGTAGGACCATTCGACGAACGTTTCTTTTGCTACCACGAGGAGCGGGATTGGTGTGAGCGAGCGGCAACAATCGCTGGATTGCGTATCGTGGTGAATCCAGAATCCTGGGTCAGGCACGCGTTTGAAGGCAGTGACGTTTCGAACAATGCGCTTTATTACCGGTTTCGCAACGATTTCATTCCGACGTCCGTTAGAAAACCATGGGTGCCGATCGTCAGCAAAAGGCTGCACCAAAGAGCTTTAGAGTTTCTTGCGAACAATGAATTCGAGAAGTATGACGCAGCGCTTTCAGGGATCGAGGACGGTATCGCCGAGCGGTTTGGGAAGCGGCAAACGTTGCAGCCTTCGTTTCGAACGCGAGTGGATTCGTGGCTGCATCGCAATTCGATTGGCTCCGCACTTCTGAATTTTGAACTGGCGTTGCAACGCAAGTTGACTCGACGCTCACTCACAGATTTTGATCACACGATGAAGGAAGCGACACACTGA
- a CDS encoding glycosyltransferase family 2 protein produces the protein MKTPDISIILPTFNREKFLPSAIAAIRDQQFTNWELIIVDDGSTDNTAELVQELTAKIPQQVKYIYQSNQGAYIARNTGLENVSGRYVAFYDSDDLWLSHHLQRCVESLEQNPDIGWVYAATEMVDHSTGRIVNENSFQVGGERRAFRSLAYESRGDLHVLKEEGLFDAVLGGVGLYCGLQNSVIVSSFFDQRPFVTDFHNEAEDQVVVLRAIAAGVKFAYLTDVHVRYHIHDQNSSAAALSMPQEKRLRLAEGLIEGFQKLPDQIPMTRSQKTILRRRIAELTMWQLGYHSYWMFGSTRDALNAYRKAIALNPIRLAFWKTYFLAKFKTAFRPSQMPVESRVH, from the coding sequence GTGAAAACGCCAGACATATCGATCATATTGCCAACCTTTAATCGGGAAAAATTCCTGCCGTCCGCAATCGCGGCGATCCGAGACCAGCAGTTCACCAACTGGGAATTGATCATTGTCGATGATGGAAGCACTGATAACACTGCGGAACTGGTACAAGAATTGACCGCAAAGATTCCACAGCAGGTCAAGTACATTTATCAAAGTAATCAGGGAGCGTACATTGCGAGAAACACCGGCTTGGAAAATGTGTCCGGGCGTTACGTCGCATTCTACGACAGCGATGATTTGTGGTTGTCGCATCATTTGCAACGATGCGTTGAGTCGCTGGAGCAGAATCCCGATATTGGATGGGTCTATGCGGCGACGGAGATGGTCGATCACTCCACCGGTAGAATCGTCAACGAGAACAGCTTTCAGGTGGGCGGAGAACGGAGGGCATTTCGATCGTTGGCGTATGAATCCCGCGGTGATTTACATGTCCTCAAGGAAGAGGGCTTGTTTGATGCGGTGCTCGGAGGCGTGGGGCTTTACTGTGGACTGCAGAATTCGGTGATAGTGTCCAGCTTTTTCGATCAGCGGCCGTTTGTCACGGACTTTCACAACGAAGCGGAAGATCAAGTGGTGGTGCTTCGAGCGATCGCCGCTGGGGTAAAATTCGCCTATTTAACGGATGTCCATGTTCGCTACCACATCCATGATCAAAACTCGTCCGCCGCGGCGCTTTCAATGCCGCAAGAAAAACGCCTTCGTCTTGCGGAAGGCCTGATCGAAGGCTTTCAGAAACTGCCGGATCAGATCCCGATGACACGATCGCAAAAGACAATCCTTCGCCGCAGGATCGCCGAATTGACAATGTGGCAGTTGGGCTATCATTCGTATTGGATGTTTGGCAGCACTCGCGATGCTCTCAACGCGTACCGCAAAGCGATTGCTTTGAATCCAATTAGACTGGCGTTTTGGAAGACCTATTTCCTTGCCAAGTTCAAAACGGCTTTCAGGCCGTCGCAGATGCCCGTTGAATCGCGTGTTCATTGA
- a CDS encoding glycosyltransferase family 4 protein — MSVRVLYLTCNPYLESTTRALSYWVAHADPEVMVRAVVPKKSELAAHMHACSVPMKGSALPWLNKTRPWTHLSEVFAVGKWAKQIGVDVIHCNEHNVYPFAASLRRALRKPVICHVRYQVSPGFASWMFRGRRAPDRLIWTSDQQKVDSMANWSEDVIWPESRTIPPGVDAERFAKADGAAFREKWNIPADAFFVVTASPLRPRKRVHEFLTSVGRLSQKNSKIWGMVAGREIAGDESYAKQIRTQCDQLNSNGRIRWIGHLDEVEHLYAAADLIVSTSEYETFGNSVVEGMAAGKPVVSYAAGSIPEVMADTGILVPLGDVDCLTREIEALTHQPDRCVEIGRIAQERAFGNYSPEASRVAFKTVYEELLPDGILNKRLNRGDS; from the coding sequence ATGTCAGTTCGCGTTCTTTATCTAACTTGTAATCCTTACCTGGAAAGCACGACACGCGCTTTGAGCTACTGGGTTGCCCACGCGGACCCGGAAGTGATGGTTCGTGCAGTTGTCCCGAAAAAATCGGAGCTTGCAGCGCATATGCATGCGTGCTCGGTGCCAATGAAAGGAAGCGCTCTGCCATGGTTAAACAAAACCCGCCCTTGGACCCATTTATCGGAAGTCTTCGCAGTTGGTAAGTGGGCGAAGCAAATCGGTGTGGATGTAATTCACTGCAATGAGCATAACGTCTATCCGTTTGCCGCCTCCCTTCGCCGCGCGCTTCGCAAGCCTGTTATTTGCCACGTTCGGTATCAAGTATCCCCCGGTTTTGCAAGTTGGATGTTTCGTGGCCGACGTGCGCCCGATCGCTTGATCTGGACAAGCGACCAGCAAAAGGTCGATAGCATGGCCAACTGGTCGGAAGACGTCATTTGGCCTGAGAGTAGGACCATACCGCCAGGGGTTGATGCGGAGCGTTTCGCGAAAGCCGATGGCGCGGCATTTCGAGAGAAATGGAACATTCCCGCGGACGCTTTCTTCGTTGTAACGGCAAGCCCGTTGCGTCCCAGAAAACGTGTGCACGAATTTCTGACCTCTGTAGGCAGGCTTTCGCAAAAGAATTCAAAGATTTGGGGCATGGTCGCCGGACGCGAAATCGCAGGTGATGAATCGTATGCGAAACAGATCCGAACCCAGTGCGATCAGCTGAACAGTAACGGAAGGATTCGATGGATTGGGCACCTTGATGAAGTTGAGCATCTGTATGCCGCTGCGGATTTGATTGTCAGCACATCGGAATATGAGACATTCGGCAACAGCGTCGTTGAAGGAATGGCTGCCGGAAAACCCGTTGTGTCCTACGCGGCTGGGTCGATTCCAGAAGTCATGGCCGATACGGGAATCCTTGTCCCCTTGGGAGACGTCGATTGCCTCACGCGGGAAATCGAGGCCTTAACCCATCAACCTGATCGGTGTGTTGAAATTGGTCGAATTGCCCAGGAAAGGGCATTCGGCAACTACAGTCCGGAAGCCAGCCGCGTGGCATTCAAGACCGTTTACGAAGAGCTGTTGCCGGACGGTATCCTTAACAAGAGATTAAATCGAGGTGATTCATGA
- a CDS encoding NAD-dependent epimerase/dehydratase family protein codes for MTVSDKFEDCKILITGGAGFVGSEVVRQFSQLKNASLAVLDNFASGRRDFLSAVPECEIEEIDLLDRENVFRCVDRFRPDFVVHLAAIHFIPYCNRFPAECIRVNIEGTQNLLDALLNSSVRRVVAASSAAVYPIHDGACGESSVSPEPTDVYGLSKLCNEMQLQQFHAKSGVDSAAARFFNVYGPRETNPHVIPELLNQLLEGASELKLGNLEPKRDYIHVEDVARACIALAADASGFGAYNVGTGTEFSVAEIVSHFKAISARPFEVVQDKNKVRKSDRMHLRADTSKIQEAVGFTAKVGFADGLADLWDWGQANPVLRDFSGSQSVRMERPLAGSDR; via the coding sequence ATGACGGTTAGTGACAAATTTGAAGATTGTAAAATATTGATTACCGGCGGCGCTGGCTTTGTTGGGTCAGAGGTCGTTCGGCAGTTTTCCCAGCTCAAGAATGCAAGCCTGGCGGTGTTGGACAATTTCGCGTCGGGTCGTCGCGATTTCTTGTCGGCTGTGCCGGAATGCGAGATAGAGGAGATCGATCTACTTGATCGAGAAAACGTGTTTCGTTGTGTCGACCGTTTTCGCCCTGACTTCGTTGTCCATCTCGCGGCCATTCACTTCATTCCGTATTGCAATCGGTTTCCCGCGGAATGCATTCGGGTGAACATTGAAGGTACTCAGAATCTGCTGGACGCTTTGCTGAATTCGTCGGTTCGACGGGTCGTCGCCGCATCGTCCGCAGCCGTCTACCCTATTCACGACGGTGCCTGTGGAGAATCAAGCGTATCGCCAGAACCGACGGACGTATACGGACTGAGTAAGCTTTGCAACGAAATGCAACTCCAACAATTTCACGCAAAGTCAGGTGTGGATTCGGCCGCCGCACGTTTCTTCAATGTTTACGGACCACGGGAAACCAATCCGCATGTTATCCCAGAACTTCTCAATCAGCTCCTGGAAGGAGCGAGCGAGCTAAAGCTGGGAAACTTAGAACCCAAGCGAGATTACATTCATGTCGAAGACGTCGCTCGTGCTTGCATCGCACTCGCAGCAGATGCGTCTGGCTTCGGTGCGTACAATGTCGGCACCGGGACAGAGTTTTCTGTTGCGGAGATCGTTTCGCATTTTAAAGCGATCTCCGCTCGGCCTTTCGAGGTAGTGCAAGATAAGAACAAGGTCAGGAAGTCCGATCGGATGCACCTCCGAGCGGACACCAGCAAAATTCAGGAAGCTGTCGGCTTTACCGCAAAGGTAGGTTTTGCGGATGGCTTGGCGGACCTCTGGGATTGGGGACAAGCCAATCCTGTCTTACGAGACTTTTCGGGCTCGCAATCTGTCCGTATGGAGCGACCTCTTGCGGGGTCTGACCGATGA
- a CDS encoding glycosyltransferase family 4 protein: MKVGIYVQPARYKELTGVGRHIRKLIEHLPLASERSDQFLLYYPSVGREDLGFTVPDNRFQPRPVRVPSNWEGSRPNLWWNWRLPISVLADRLDVFHGPSHYLPRSLHKRTVTTIHDLAYFQMSVHSPGHDELQRRLTLTSLKRAGKVIALSENTKRDVLALDFPDDRVDVIYGGGDIAGEDTIQENRWTEVADRYDIDAPYILFVGSINQRKNVPHLIQAFARLIKDRNHPHLLVVVGGDGGGLQEARQVASECGCADRVRFTGFIDDWERPLIFRHADIFGFPSKYEGFTLVTIEAMAYGIPVVAIDSSSVTEGVGNAARLVKTDESEDFASEMNLVLGSRELANEMVREGKKQAQKFSWESNARATMSLYQSLAGH, encoded by the coding sequence ATGAAAGTTGGAATTTATGTGCAACCGGCTCGCTATAAGGAACTGACCGGAGTTGGCAGGCATATTCGCAAGTTGATCGAACATTTGCCACTAGCGAGTGAGCGTAGTGATCAGTTCCTGTTGTACTATCCCTCCGTTGGCCGCGAGGATTTAGGATTTACCGTACCTGATAATCGTTTCCAGCCGCGTCCGGTGCGGGTCCCATCCAATTGGGAAGGATCTCGTCCCAATCTTTGGTGGAACTGGCGATTACCGATATCCGTGCTGGCGGACCGTCTTGACGTTTTTCATGGCCCCAGTCACTACCTTCCCCGCAGCCTGCATAAGCGAACCGTTACGACGATTCACGATCTAGCTTATTTTCAAATGAGCGTGCACTCCCCTGGTCATGATGAATTGCAACGCAGGTTAACACTTACTTCGCTCAAGAGAGCCGGAAAGGTAATTGCGCTTTCGGAGAATACTAAGCGGGATGTTCTTGCACTGGATTTTCCTGACGACCGAGTCGACGTCATTTATGGCGGAGGCGACATCGCGGGCGAGGATACGATACAGGAAAATCGCTGGACCGAAGTAGCCGACAGGTACGACATCGATGCTCCGTACATATTGTTCGTCGGCTCGATTAACCAACGCAAAAACGTCCCCCACCTGATACAAGCATTTGCGCGATTGATCAAAGATCGGAACCATCCTCATCTTCTGGTAGTGGTGGGTGGAGACGGTGGCGGTTTACAAGAAGCTCGCCAAGTAGCATCGGAATGCGGTTGCGCGGATCGAGTAAGATTCACCGGGTTCATTGACGATTGGGAGCGTCCATTAATTTTTAGGCACGCGGATATCTTCGGTTTTCCTTCAAAGTATGAAGGCTTTACCCTCGTGACAATCGAAGCGATGGCATACGGAATCCCTGTCGTCGCGATCGATTCCAGCTCGGTGACCGAAGGGGTAGGGAACGCTGCCCGACTGGTCAAAACCGATGAATCGGAGGATTTTGCATCGGAGATGAACCTAGTGCTGGGGTCTCGTGAGCTGGCAAACGAGATGGTTCGGGAAGGCAAGAAGCAGGCACAAAAGTTTTCGTGGGAAAGTAACGCCAGGGCAACCATGTCCCTCTATCAATCTCTGGCAGGTCATTAA
- a CDS encoding O-antigen ligase family protein, with product MMGQLFVYPTFLAICIAGISRPWIGLIGFYGFVLLEPQWNWRWSIPADFQFQKFIAASVIIGWALQGFRVPFLARSAKQAVICLSAFLAVGFLSTTQSIDPQLSAFYMSNMWKIVLFAVMAVILLDSPDKIWIAIVVSSIAQGYSAIRINEQYFQDGFSLYAYRAWGTKGDNNLYSNLTVPLIACSIAACIYSDRLWLRLTTGAIAILQIHQIMLLDSRGAMLAAVGMGFLILWVMPKNSFTIRSTVFTVIITVLLAGPSVVREFRSSFESGENRDSSAESRFQLWKAGARITKDNALLGVGPYAGQRLVPSYYQGGLNATHKGLHNLLFEISTGFGIPAAILYFLYFLIPWWNLVRLKWAHRSRVPLPKWYGAAQLAVIAGIPGYLAGAMFSSGALSESPYLLASIGLATLSVAQVESMREQDAEPGSEGEQDSLAEGH from the coding sequence ATGATGGGACAGCTTTTCGTTTATCCCACTTTCCTGGCGATATGCATCGCGGGTATCAGTCGACCGTGGATTGGTCTAATCGGTTTCTATGGCTTTGTGTTGCTGGAGCCACAGTGGAACTGGCGTTGGAGCATTCCTGCCGATTTCCAGTTCCAGAAATTTATCGCTGCCTCGGTGATCATCGGCTGGGCGCTACAGGGTTTTCGCGTTCCCTTTCTCGCCCGGTCCGCCAAACAGGCAGTTATCTGTTTGAGTGCGTTCTTGGCGGTTGGCTTTTTGAGCACTACTCAATCAATTGATCCGCAACTGAGCGCCTTCTATATGTCCAACATGTGGAAGATCGTGTTGTTCGCAGTGATGGCGGTTATTTTGCTCGATAGCCCGGACAAGATATGGATTGCAATCGTGGTGTCTTCGATTGCTCAAGGGTACTCAGCCATCCGAATCAACGAACAGTACTTCCAGGATGGGTTTAGCCTTTACGCCTATCGGGCGTGGGGCACGAAGGGCGACAACAACCTCTACTCAAACCTGACTGTCCCGCTGATTGCCTGTTCAATCGCGGCTTGTATCTACTCGGATCGTCTTTGGCTGCGACTCACCACTGGCGCCATCGCCATACTTCAAATCCATCAGATCATGCTTCTGGATTCCAGAGGCGCGATGCTGGCAGCGGTGGGAATGGGTTTCCTTATCCTTTGGGTAATGCCGAAGAACTCCTTCACAATTCGCAGCACGGTTTTTACAGTCATCATAACAGTGTTGCTGGCCGGTCCGTCGGTGGTTCGTGAATTTCGATCGAGCTTTGAATCCGGTGAAAATCGTGACTCTTCGGCGGAAAGTCGCTTTCAGTTGTGGAAAGCCGGAGCCAGAATCACGAAGGATAACGCTTTACTGGGCGTTGGCCCCTACGCGGGGCAGCGACTTGTGCCGAGTTACTACCAGGGTGGCCTCAATGCGACCCACAAAGGTCTCCATAATCTACTATTTGAAATTTCGACGGGATTCGGCATCCCCGCTGCGATCTTATACTTCCTCTATTTCCTGATCCCGTGGTGGAATCTCGTAAGACTCAAGTGGGCTCACCGAAGCCGAGTTCCATTGCCTAAGTGGTACGGCGCGGCGCAACTAGCGGTGATTGCGGGGATTCCAGGTTATCTCGCTGGGGCCATGTTCTCTAGCGGGGCATTGTCAGAATCTCCTTACCTGCTGGCGTCCATTGGATTGGCAACACTATCTGTCGCTCAGGTAGAGTCAATGCGTGAACAAGACGCCGAGCCAGGAAGCGAGGGCGAGCAAGATAGTTTGGCAGAGGGACACTAG
- a CDS encoding glycosyltransferase family 4 protein, with protein MLSPFTYSHSKVPQALPPKSELLVTEIFPPTPGGSGRWLSEVYQRFDHRSVILTDSCDAPLPELEIESSISVVRVPFRLTETGGFVPRGMYQYLRLLRTARKLAKTENVSFARAARTVPEGWLLWLWKTFLGGPSFDVFAHGEEINLEGIHQGGVMDSRQHRCMAKLVLSAADRIIANSQNSAKLLEQQWSVPAHKLVVANPGVDTTFFTPAPPQDRNSSRFWEGRFVVLTVGRLQRRKAQDQILRCLVDLVDQIPELLYVIAGAGEEAASLKSLSHDLGLDAYVEFRSNFNDEELLKLYQDCDVFAMANRQIGSDVEGFGMVFLEAAACAKPTIAGNSGGTKEAIVDGKTGLLVDGNKPSSIASAILRFYREPELRRDMGLAGRRRVVEEFDWTIAASKIPVPD; from the coding sequence GTGCTATCGCCCTTCACATACAGCCATTCCAAGGTTCCCCAAGCATTGCCTCCAAAATCTGAATTGTTAGTCACCGAGATTTTTCCACCAACTCCCGGCGGGAGTGGCCGTTGGCTTTCGGAAGTCTATCAGCGCTTCGATCATCGGTCCGTCATCTTAACTGATTCATGCGACGCCCCATTGCCTGAGCTTGAGATCGAGTCGAGCATTAGCGTTGTGCGTGTTCCATTCCGACTGACTGAGACGGGAGGGTTTGTTCCCCGAGGTATGTATCAGTACCTGCGTTTGCTCAGAACTGCGAGAAAGCTGGCGAAAACTGAAAATGTCAGCTTTGCGCGTGCGGCAAGAACGGTCCCGGAAGGATGGCTTCTATGGCTGTGGAAGACTTTTCTTGGAGGACCGTCGTTCGACGTTTTCGCACATGGGGAGGAGATCAACCTGGAAGGTATCCATCAAGGAGGCGTGATGGACAGTCGCCAGCATCGCTGTATGGCCAAGCTAGTCCTGTCTGCAGCGGACCGCATCATCGCAAACAGCCAAAACAGTGCTAAACTTCTTGAGCAGCAGTGGAGTGTCCCAGCCCACAAATTGGTTGTTGCAAACCCGGGTGTCGATACCACATTTTTTACCCCCGCACCGCCGCAAGACCGGAATTCTTCTCGGTTCTGGGAGGGTCGATTTGTTGTTCTCACAGTAGGGCGATTGCAGCGTCGAAAGGCTCAGGACCAAATTCTTCGCTGCTTGGTGGATTTAGTCGACCAAATTCCAGAGTTGTTGTATGTCATCGCTGGTGCCGGAGAAGAGGCGGCGTCACTGAAATCACTTTCACATGATTTAGGACTCGATGCTTACGTTGAATTCCGTTCTAACTTCAATGATGAAGAGCTATTAAAGCTCTATCAAGACTGTGATGTATTTGCGATGGCGAATCGCCAAATTGGATCCGATGTTGAGGGTTTCGGAATGGTGTTTCTCGAGGCCGCCGCGTGTGCCAAGCCGACCATCGCAGGCAATTCAGGAGGAACGAAAGAAGCGATTGTCGACGGCAAAACTGGCTTGTTGGTTGACGGTAACAAGCCAAGTTCAATTGCGTCGGCAATTCTGAGATTTTATCGAGAGCCTGAACTGCGACGTGATATGGGACTTGCAGGTAGACGGCGGGTCGTGGAGGAATTTGACTGGACGATCGCGGCATCCAAAATCCCCGTACCGGATTAG
- a CDS encoding glycosyltransferase, whose amino-acid sequence MQIVFLHPHIREKKREEMDGLTKALYSEGVEPIWLEPSSSRFNPLRDTNPFIRALDLPRALRVMLHHRDADLVVSIFESGGLWILLLRRLFWFKPKVVLWDSSTSNTWRVVRWIQKLVLPRYDGFLMLTDSQISYLRFHSKPDAVFCNIGYNIDEQVFHPVDGTDCLGDEYILAIGEDDSRDFNLLLDACPQEIPILLKTRWRPSAMTAHPKVLFESRRLTDSAYRKLIANCKFVVIPLHDTNHPGGITTLYEAMAMGKAVIVSQSPIAEEIVRPNRTGAVVPLGDAHALKENIAKFWEDSHVREECGLRGRKFIEENGTYSSIATRINAAAHRCKGV is encoded by the coding sequence ATGCAAATCGTCTTTTTACACCCGCACATTCGCGAGAAGAAACGGGAAGAAATGGATGGGCTAACAAAGGCTCTCTACTCCGAAGGAGTGGAGCCGATCTGGCTGGAACCTAGTAGCTCTCGATTCAATCCTCTCCGAGACACCAATCCTTTTATAAGAGCGTTGGACTTGCCGCGAGCGTTGCGAGTGATGTTGCATCATCGAGATGCTGACCTGGTGGTATCCATTTTTGAAAGTGGAGGGCTGTGGATCCTGCTTCTCAGACGCCTATTCTGGTTTAAACCGAAAGTCGTTCTTTGGGATTCCAGTACTTCGAATACTTGGCGTGTTGTTCGTTGGATTCAAAAACTTGTCCTTCCCCGATATGACGGATTTTTAATGCTTACCGATTCGCAAATCTCTTACTTGCGATTTCACTCCAAGCCGGACGCAGTATTTTGCAACATTGGATACAACATCGACGAGCAAGTATTTCATCCGGTTGACGGAACGGATTGCCTGGGTGACGAGTATATCCTAGCGATCGGTGAGGATGACTCTCGAGACTTCAATCTGCTTCTTGATGCGTGCCCCCAAGAAATTCCAATCCTTCTAAAGACGCGATGGCGTCCGTCAGCGATGACAGCTCATCCGAAGGTTCTGTTTGAATCGCGCCGCTTAACAGATTCCGCATATCGAAAGCTGATCGCTAACTGTAAGTTCGTTGTCATACCGCTGCACGACACCAACCACCCAGGCGGGATCACCACCTTGTACGAGGCGATGGCCATGGGAAAAGCCGTCATTGTTTCACAATCTCCCATTGCGGAAGAGATAGTACGCCCTAATCGAACCGGTGCTGTTGTCCCTTTAGGAGATGCCCATGCACTGAAAGAAAACATCGCAAAGTTTTGGGAGGATTCACACGTTCGGGAAGAATGCGGCTTGAGGGGGCGCAAATTCATTGAGGAGAATGGAACCTATTCGTCGATAGCGACCCGAATCAACGCGGCAGCGCACCGGTGCAAAGGAGTCTAG
- a CDS encoding class I SAM-dependent methyltransferase, producing MTTHKELPASQPAAMRPMEYDVLGQLVRDVRPENTLEVGMANGQSTIEICRAAQQIGAVNHVSIDPFQSQPDGWGGRGITAVNEAGFGDAVELIEDFDYLALPRLVTENRKFEFILLDGWHSFDFTLTDFFFADLLLATGGVVVFHDSALPAVHKVCRFVETHKAYELVSPPPSVELNSITSKIIRRAATFLKGREARKGAHLRRTRWYSLAAYRKLKDLQVGNTFFESF from the coding sequence GTGACTACACACAAGGAATTACCAGCGTCTCAACCGGCCGCGATGCGACCGATGGAATACGATGTGCTGGGACAACTGGTGCGGGATGTCCGACCTGAAAACACTTTGGAAGTTGGCATGGCCAATGGGCAGAGTACTATTGAAATCTGCCGGGCTGCCCAGCAAATCGGAGCAGTTAATCATGTTTCGATCGATCCATTTCAGTCCCAACCAGATGGTTGGGGTGGACGCGGTATTACCGCCGTAAACGAAGCGGGATTCGGTGATGCGGTAGAATTGATCGAAGACTTCGATTACCTTGCCCTACCTAGACTGGTAACGGAGAACCGAAAGTTTGAGTTTATCCTACTCGATGGCTGGCACTCGTTTGACTTCACCTTAACTGACTTCTTTTTCGCAGACTTGCTGTTAGCGACGGGGGGAGTAGTGGTATTCCATGACTCCGCTTTGCCAGCAGTCCACAAAGTCTGTCGCTTTGTCGAAACACATAAGGCGTACGAACTTGTGTCGCCACCACCAAGCGTGGAACTCAACTCGATAACTTCAAAGATCATACGTCGAGCAGCGACTTTTCTAAAGGGACGCGAGGCTCGCAAAGGCGCGCATTTAAGGCGAACCCGATGGTACAGCCTAGCCGCCTATCGAAAGCTCAAAGATCTCCAGGTAGGAAACACTTTCTTCGAGAGTTTCTGA
- a CDS encoding FkbM family methyltransferase: MIKYALPPVAAYLRHCPIDCGKWRLERKAVNWARTAGHQMGEKTVRTRQHFRMSLCLNDWVDQHIYATGQYEPEVIRVAQSILGPGDVAVDIGANIGFFSLLFASCTGRQGKVISFEAQPNVFQRLSRNRDLNPGLIIELNQVAAAGVNGTLEFHCGPEEHSGVGSLRNRGTANQIISVQSVRCDDMLANIESIRLIKIDVEGAESQVLAGLNATLTRCHPELLVEVSDHYLKQCGSSAEQLYCTLQQLGYQMIRLSHDRNELVDGRNDQLPIQFNALFTTRKQVIDDVLMMRS, translated from the coding sequence ATGATTAAATACGCTCTACCACCGGTTGCTGCCTACCTCCGGCACTGTCCTATTGATTGTGGAAAATGGCGTTTGGAGAGAAAGGCAGTTAATTGGGCGCGAACGGCGGGGCATCAGATGGGGGAAAAAACAGTTCGCACGCGCCAGCATTTTCGAATGAGTCTATGTTTGAACGACTGGGTTGATCAGCATATTTATGCCACCGGCCAATACGAACCAGAGGTCATTCGTGTAGCGCAATCGATCCTTGGTCCTGGAGATGTCGCTGTTGATATTGGGGCAAACATTGGCTTCTTTAGCCTCCTATTCGCAAGCTGCACAGGTAGGCAGGGGAAAGTCATTTCATTTGAGGCACAACCTAATGTCTTTCAGCGTCTTTCGCGGAATCGAGATCTGAATCCCGGGTTGATCATCGAATTGAATCAGGTAGCTGCAGCCGGTGTGAATGGTACCCTTGAGTTTCATTGTGGACCGGAAGAGCATAGCGGTGTTGGTTCGTTGAGAAATCGCGGAACGGCAAATCAAATAATCTCGGTGCAGTCGGTGCGTTGCGATGACATGCTGGCCAATATTGAATCGATTCGTTTGATCAAGATTGATGTCGAAGGAGCCGAAAGCCAAGTCCTGGCAGGACTGAACGCAACATTGACGCGTTGCCATCCAGAATTGTTGGTGGAGGTTTCTGACCACTACCTAAAACAATGTGGCTCCTCTGCCGAGCAGTTGTATTGCACGTTACAGCAACTTGGGTACCAAATGATTCGCTTGTCTCACGACCGCAACGAGTTAGTTGATGGCAGGAACGATCAACTACCGATTCAGTTCAATGCGCTTTTCACGACCAGAAAGCAAGTCATTGACGATGTATTGATGATGCGTTCGTGA